The Geotalea uraniireducens Rf4 genome window below encodes:
- a CDS encoding YkgJ family cysteine cluster protein, giving the protein MEEVLEHYAALLQEVGVWFNRCLSVAAGDISCKEGCSACCRGLFDITLLDACYLKSGFDQLDAAVKIPVIRRAEERLDRIRAVWPEFSSPYILNFRPDDQWNQLMPDDDMTPCLLLGEDGRCLVYDHRPMTCRLHGLPLVDVGGEVMDGDWCTMNFIGCDPLKKEELRFEFVRLFEGELSLFRLFTARLLNHGFNELDTLIPTALLMDFDGFDWKLWLKNAHPYLVNNNYA; this is encoded by the coding sequence ATGGAAGAAGTTCTTGAACATTATGCCGCATTGTTGCAAGAGGTAGGTGTTTGGTTCAACCGCTGCCTGTCCGTTGCTGCCGGGGATATTTCGTGCAAGGAGGGGTGCTCGGCCTGTTGCCGGGGCCTCTTTGATATAACGCTCCTGGATGCCTGTTATCTCAAGAGCGGATTTGACCAACTGGATGCAGCGGTAAAGATACCGGTTATCCGTAGAGCCGAAGAGCGTTTGGATAGAATAAGGGCTGTCTGGCCGGAGTTTTCATCTCCCTATATCCTGAACTTCAGGCCTGATGACCAATGGAATCAGCTCATGCCCGATGATGACATGACCCCGTGCCTGCTTCTTGGCGAAGATGGGAGATGCCTTGTTTACGATCATCGTCCCATGACCTGTCGCTTGCACGGTTTGCCGCTGGTGGATGTGGGGGGCGAGGTCATGGACGGAGATTGGTGCACAATGAATTTTATCGGCTGCGATCCGTTGAAAAAAGAAGAGCTGAGGTTTGAATTCGTCAGGTTATTTGAGGGGGAACTGTCGTTATTCCGGTTATTTACTGCTCGATTGTTAAATCATGGGTTTAATGAACTGGATACCCTTATACCGACTGCTTTACTGATGGATTTTGACGGGTTCGATTGGAAGTTGTGGCTGAAGAATGCCCACCCATACCTTGTGAACAACAATTATGCGTAA
- a CDS encoding phosphoribosylformylglycinamidine synthase subunit PurS, with protein sequence MAHRIEISLKDTVRDARGERIRNEIEHFLHIPVNRVRSIDVFTVDAELSVAELEMAAAGPFCDPVIQAFSIDSPVARDFDYLVEVGFRPGVTDNVGRTAREAIEYITGRPFQAGEGVYTSVQYLFSGSLTPADMEKIATGLLCNTLIQRYQVLDHAAFMAQQGVRAYVPKVTGHVQGNVREIDLNVGDDELLRISRDGVLALTLDEMLIIQAHYRDENVVAMRRTLGLGGQPTDVELEALAQTWSEHCKHKIFSGNVEYVDELGNSEKITSLFKTFIQNTTAKVRENLGDKDYCLSVFKDNAGVIKFNDDSSLVFKVETHNSPSALDPYGGALTGIVGVNRDPFGTGKGARLIFNTDVFCFASPFYDKPLPSRLLHPRRIYEGVVEGVEHGGNKSGIPTVNGSLVFDDRFAGKPLVFCGTAGIMPAVINGEPSHLKKIYPGDLIVMTGGRIGKDGIHGATFSSEELNESSPVSAVQIGDPITQKRMTDFLIRARDRDLYNFITDNGAGGLSSSIGEMSEECGGCRMDLAKAPLKYPGLDPWEILISEAQERMSLAVPPAKLDEFLALARRMGVEASVLGEFTDSGYFHILYGDKTVAYLPLSFLHGGLPPMEMRGVWETKKNEEPEASNKSDYTEELVKLLSSLNICSKESVVRRYDHEVQGGSVVKPFTGVDNDGPSDSAVVRPILDSFEGVVVGHGICPRYSDIDTYHMAANAIDEGLRNYVAVGGSLDLVAGLDNFCWCDPVKSEKTPDGEYKMAQLVRANKALYDYCVAFGIPLISGKDSMKNDFYDGSTKISIPPTLLFSVIGKIEDANKAVTMDVKRPGDVVYLLGETANELGGSEYYAAKGYLGNRVPQVDAEQALSRYRAYHQAVMKGLVASCHDLSDGGLAVAAAESAFAGGFGISIDLGAVPFKGADNERTDEVILFSESASRLLVTVHPDKTDAFEAAMSGQLFARIGVVSAGNSLTINGLSAGEIVRADTMKLKEAWQSPLHDL encoded by the coding sequence ATGGCTCATAGAATTGAAATTTCTCTGAAAGATACTGTTCGTGACGCCCGCGGCGAACGAATCAGGAATGAGATCGAACATTTTCTGCATATTCCGGTCAATCGCGTGCGAAGCATCGATGTCTTCACTGTCGATGCGGAGCTTTCCGTGGCTGAACTTGAAATGGCTGCTGCCGGCCCGTTCTGCGATCCGGTAATTCAAGCTTTTTCCATAGACTCTCCGGTTGCAAGGGATTTTGATTATCTTGTAGAAGTGGGATTCCGACCGGGTGTTACCGACAATGTGGGCAGGACCGCCCGTGAGGCGATCGAATACATCACCGGGAGGCCGTTTCAAGCCGGTGAAGGGGTGTACACTTCGGTCCAGTACCTGTTCTCCGGCAGTTTGACCCCGGCCGACATGGAGAAAATTGCCACGGGCCTGTTATGCAACACGCTTATCCAGCGTTATCAGGTGCTCGATCATGCCGCATTTATGGCGCAACAGGGGGTTCGCGCCTATGTGCCCAAGGTGACGGGACATGTGCAGGGAAATGTCAGGGAAATCGACCTCAACGTCGGTGATGACGAGCTTTTGCGTATCAGCCGTGACGGGGTGCTAGCCCTGACGCTCGACGAAATGCTGATCATCCAGGCGCACTACAGGGATGAAAATGTTGTTGCCATGCGGCGCACATTGGGCCTCGGCGGGCAACCAACGGATGTGGAGCTCGAAGCCCTGGCCCAGACATGGTCGGAACATTGCAAACACAAGATCTTTTCCGGAAATGTCGAGTATGTGGATGAACTTGGGAACAGTGAAAAGATTACATCACTGTTCAAAACGTTCATCCAGAACACCACTGCCAAGGTGCGCGAGAACCTTGGCGACAAGGATTACTGCCTCTCCGTTTTCAAGGACAATGCCGGGGTCATTAAATTCAACGATGACAGTTCGCTGGTATTCAAGGTCGAGACCCACAATTCGCCAAGTGCTCTTGACCCTTACGGCGGGGCGCTTACCGGCATTGTCGGCGTAAACCGCGATCCGTTCGGTACCGGCAAGGGAGCACGACTTATTTTTAATACCGATGTCTTCTGTTTTGCATCACCCTTTTACGACAAACCCCTGCCGAGCCGGCTGCTCCACCCGCGCCGCATCTACGAAGGTGTTGTCGAGGGGGTCGAACATGGGGGCAACAAGAGCGGCATCCCGACGGTCAACGGTTCGCTGGTGTTCGATGACCGTTTTGCCGGTAAACCGTTGGTCTTTTGCGGCACGGCAGGGATCATGCCGGCCGTTATCAACGGCGAACCGTCGCATTTGAAGAAGATCTACCCCGGCGACCTGATCGTCATGACCGGCGGCCGGATCGGCAAGGACGGTATCCATGGCGCCACCTTCTCTTCGGAGGAACTGAACGAGTCCTCGCCGGTTTCCGCGGTGCAGATCGGCGATCCGATCACCCAAAAACGGATGACCGATTTCCTCATCCGGGCCAGGGACCGCGATTTGTACAACTTTATTACCGACAATGGCGCCGGCGGGCTTTCATCCTCCATCGGCGAGATGTCCGAAGAGTGCGGCGGTTGCCGCATGGACCTGGCAAAGGCCCCACTCAAGTATCCCGGCCTCGATCCCTGGGAAATACTCATCTCCGAAGCCCAGGAGCGTATGAGCCTGGCAGTTCCTCCTGCCAAACTCGATGAATTCCTTGCTCTGGCCCGGCGGATGGGGGTTGAGGCGTCGGTACTGGGTGAATTCACCGATTCAGGCTATTTCCACATCCTTTATGGCGACAAGACCGTTGCCTATCTCCCCTTGAGCTTCCTCCACGGCGGATTACCCCCCATGGAGATGCGCGGCGTCTGGGAAACAAAGAAAAATGAGGAGCCGGAAGCCTCGAACAAGAGCGATTATACGGAAGAGCTCGTAAAACTTCTTTCCTCCCTCAACATCTGCTCCAAGGAGTCGGTGGTGCGCCGTTACGATCACGAGGTCCAGGGAGGAAGCGTTGTAAAACCCTTTACCGGCGTAGATAATGACGGTCCCTCCGATTCAGCGGTTGTAAGACCGATCCTCGATTCGTTCGAGGGTGTCGTGGTCGGTCACGGTATCTGCCCCAGATACAGCGATATCGATACTTACCACATGGCAGCCAATGCCATAGACGAGGGGCTGCGCAATTATGTGGCGGTCGGTGGCTCCCTTGACCTGGTCGCCGGCCTCGATAACTTCTGCTGGTGCGATCCCGTCAAATCCGAGAAGACTCCGGACGGTGAATACAAGATGGCCCAGCTGGTGCGGGCGAACAAGGCGCTTTACGATTATTGCGTTGCATTCGGCATTCCCCTCATATCCGGTAAAGATTCCATGAAGAATGATTTCTATGACGGATCTACCAAGATCTCCATACCGCCGACACTGCTCTTTTCCGTAATAGGGAAAATCGAGGATGCAAATAAGGCGGTCACCATGGACGTGAAGCGTCCGGGCGACGTTGTCTACCTGCTGGGTGAAACGGCCAATGAACTTGGCGGATCTGAATACTACGCGGCCAAGGGATATCTGGGTAACCGGGTGCCGCAGGTGGATGCAGAGCAGGCGCTGAGCCGTTATCGGGCCTATCACCAGGCGGTCATGAAGGGACTTGTTGCCTCTTGCCATGACCTCTCGGACGGTGGGCTTGCAGTGGCTGCTGCTGAATCGGCCTTTGCCGGTGGTTTCGGCATCTCCATCGATCTTGGCGCCGTACCATTCAAGGGAGCAGACAATGAGCGGACCGATGAAGTGATCCTCTTCTCCGAATCCGCTTCACGGCTTCTGGTCACCGTTCATCCCGACAAGACCGATGCCTTTGAGGCGGCCATGTCCGGTCAGCTTTTTGCCCGGATCGGTGTGGTGTCAGCCGGTAACTCTCTTACCATAAACGGTCTTTCCGCGGGTGAAATTGTCAGGGCTGATACCATGAAATTAAAAGAGGCCTGGCAGTCTCCGCTACACGATCTGTAA
- a CDS encoding mechanosensitive ion channel family protein, with amino-acid sequence MDSILNFIKLEESDGLLLYWLKEILIAVVVFAFFYALARLLRYILITWGPRFTSFTKTDLDDRILLRITPPASFLVVCAGLYYAVRTLPLPEKAHLLASGLLFIIIVVILTNIAYRVTDELLNWYASRLSEQVSNGLNRQLIPLVEKLISIFLIGTALIITLKHFNYDILSLVTALGIGSLAIGMAAKDTLANMISGFTLMIDRPFRIGDRIQLTGGQLGDVIDIGLRSTKIKTMDNTFLIIPNSELCNTILINMAFPDVRAKGRINLGVAYGSDIEAVKKLLVDTAMEIPDVLRDPAPEGYFVSFGESALNMALFFWVENYTNVFSVTDRINSLIVKRFQENGINIPYPTRTVLVEKD; translated from the coding sequence GTGGATAGTATCCTCAATTTCATCAAGCTGGAGGAAAGTGACGGGCTGCTCCTTTATTGGTTGAAGGAGATCCTCATAGCGGTGGTTGTCTTCGCGTTTTTTTACGCGCTCGCCCGGTTGCTTCGCTACATACTGATTACCTGGGGTCCGCGCTTTACCTCCTTTACCAAGACAGATCTGGATGATCGCATCCTGCTGCGAATTACACCGCCTGCATCATTTCTCGTCGTATGCGCCGGCCTTTATTACGCCGTTCGCACTCTTCCCCTGCCGGAGAAGGCACATCTGCTCGCATCCGGTCTGCTCTTTATAATCATCGTGGTGATTCTGACAAATATCGCCTATCGTGTTACAGATGAACTGCTCAACTGGTATGCGTCCCGACTGTCCGAGCAGGTGAGCAATGGTCTGAACCGACAGTTGATCCCACTCGTTGAAAAGCTGATCAGCATCTTTCTCATCGGCACCGCATTGATTATAACCCTTAAGCATTTCAACTATGATATTCTGTCGCTGGTGACAGCACTCGGTATCGGTTCTCTTGCTATCGGCATGGCTGCGAAGGATACCCTGGCAAATATGATTTCGGGGTTTACTTTGATGATCGATCGACCATTCCGCATCGGCGACAGAATCCAGCTTACCGGCGGTCAGTTGGGGGATGTAATTGATATTGGTCTGCGCAGTACCAAGATCAAGACCATGGACAATACCTTTTTGATAATCCCCAATTCTGAGTTGTGCAACACGATACTCATCAATATGGCCTTTCCCGATGTGCGGGCCAAGGGGAGGATCAACCTGGGCGTTGCCTATGGAAGTGACATCGAAGCAGTAAAAAAACTGCTGGTTGACACCGCCATGGAGATTCCCGATGTTCTTCGGGACCCGGCCCCTGAAGGATATTTTGTTTCGTTTGGTGAAAGTGCACTGAATATGGCCTTGTTTTTCTGGGTAGAAAACTACACGAATGTTTTTTCTGTGACCGATAGGATTAACAGTCTCATCGTTAAGCGGTTTCAGGAAAATGGCATCAACATACCGTATCCTACCAGAACGGTACTGGTGGAAAAGGACTGA
- a CDS encoding phosphoribosylformylglycinamidine synthase subunit PurQ, whose protein sequence is MAKSRALIITGNGTNCEMEAAYACKLGGFEEAEIAHISDLLAGEVRLDNFHFLNLTGGFLDGDDLGSAKAQANRLRYARVEGGDEHLFDQLQRFIADGKLVLGVCNGFQLLVKMGLLPGFDDKQQQQTATLTFNDCGRFQDRWVYLQNNPDSPAVFTRGIDKGIYLPIRHGEGKFVVDSPATLDRIESGNLAVFKYSDPAYTTPTMEFPLNPNGSVHAIAGICNDTGRIMGLMPHPEAFVHRTQHPRWTREELPADGDGLVLFRNAADYVKKHF, encoded by the coding sequence ATGGCGAAATCAAGAGCATTGATAATAACCGGTAACGGCACTAACTGCGAGATGGAAGCCGCCTATGCCTGCAAGTTGGGCGGTTTTGAAGAGGCGGAGATCGCACATATTTCCGATCTCCTTGCCGGCGAGGTCCGGCTGGATAATTTTCATTTTCTTAACCTGACCGGCGGCTTTCTTGATGGCGATGACCTGGGGAGTGCCAAGGCTCAGGCAAACCGGTTGCGCTATGCGCGGGTCGAGGGGGGAGATGAGCATCTCTTTGACCAGTTGCAGCGTTTTATTGCCGACGGCAAGCTGGTGCTCGGGGTCTGTAACGGTTTTCAGTTGCTGGTCAAGATGGGTCTTCTGCCCGGCTTCGACGATAAACAACAGCAGCAAACGGCAACCCTCACCTTCAATGACTGCGGCCGCTTTCAGGACCGCTGGGTTTACTTGCAGAACAATCCCGATTCACCGGCAGTTTTTACCCGTGGTATCGATAAGGGGATATATCTTCCCATAAGGCATGGCGAGGGGAAGTTTGTTGTCGACTCTCCGGCAACCCTGGACCGCATCGAATCCGGCAATCTCGCCGTATTCAAATATTCCGACCCGGCCTACACGACTCCGACCATGGAATTCCCCTTGAATCCCAACGGATCGGTCCATGCGATTGCCGGCATTTGCAATGATACCGGCCGGATCATGGGGCTCATGCCCCATCCTGAAGCCTTTGTTCATCGCACCCAGCATCCCCGCTGGACCAGGGAAGAGTTGCCGGCAGATGGGGACGGCCTGGTTCTCTTCAGGAATGCTGCGGATTATGTGAAAAAACATTTCTGA
- the purF gene encoding amidophosphoribosyltransferase — MMLQRPEEECGIFGIFNHAEASNLTYLGLYALQHRGQESCGIVSSDGTSLHAHKSMGLVADVFGNQEIFKSLPGKSAIGHVRYSTTGSSVIKNVQPIMVDYSRGSIAVAHNGNIVNAQIIKDELEAYGSIFQTTMDTEIIVHLLATSKANSLLDRISDSLNRIKGAYCLLFLTETRMVAIRDPNGFRPLCLGKLGSSYVVASESCALDLIDAEFIREIEPGEVIIITKDGLTSYFPLQKAEPTPCIFEFVYFARPDSYIFGKNVYQVRKEMGRQLAREHKVDADIVIPIPDSGVPSALGYAEESGIRFELGLIRNHYVGRTFIEPQQAIRHFGVKIKLNPVRDVLKDKRVVVIDDSIVRGTTSRKIVKMIRNAGAKEVHVRISSPPTSYPCYYGIDTPNRKELISSSHSIDEIRKYITADTLGYLSEDGLIGSVGTENTGYCRACFTGSYPVKFPRLGIAPQLDLFEKELPEHE, encoded by the coding sequence ATGATGTTACAGCGACCTGAAGAAGAATGTGGCATTTTTGGCATTTTTAACCATGCCGAGGCTTCAAATCTGACCTACCTGGGACTCTATGCTCTTCAGCATCGGGGCCAGGAGAGTTGCGGCATCGTTTCATCCGATGGGACAAGTCTCCATGCCCACAAGAGCATGGGGCTGGTGGCCGACGTCTTCGGCAACCAGGAGATATTCAAGTCCTTACCGGGGAAATCTGCCATCGGTCATGTCCGCTACTCGACAACCGGTTCCTCGGTGATCAAAAACGTCCAGCCGATCATGGTCGACTATTCCAGGGGCTCCATTGCCGTTGCCCACAACGGCAATATCGTCAATGCCCAGATTATCAAGGACGAGCTGGAGGCCTACGGTTCCATCTTTCAGACCACGATGGACACCGAGATTATCGTTCACCTGCTTGCCACATCCAAGGCCAATTCTCTGTTGGACAGAATTTCGGACTCCCTGAACCGTATCAAGGGCGCTTATTGTCTGTTATTCCTTACGGAAACCCGCATGGTGGCAATTCGCGACCCCAACGGTTTCCGTCCGCTCTGCCTGGGCAAGCTGGGGAGCTCTTATGTGGTAGCTTCCGAGAGTTGCGCACTTGATCTGATAGACGCGGAGTTTATTCGTGAAATAGAACCCGGTGAGGTCATCATCATCACGAAGGATGGCCTGACCTCATATTTCCCCCTGCAGAAAGCAGAACCGACCCCGTGCATCTTCGAGTTTGTATATTTTGCCAGACCCGATTCATACATCTTCGGCAAAAACGTTTACCAGGTACGCAAAGAGATGGGGCGGCAACTGGCGCGTGAGCACAAGGTGGATGCCGATATCGTCATCCCCATCCCCGATTCCGGTGTACCGTCGGCGCTTGGCTACGCTGAAGAGTCGGGAATCCGTTTCGAACTCGGGCTCATCCGTAACCATTATGTCGGGCGAACCTTCATCGAGCCGCAGCAGGCCATCCGCCATTTCGGCGTCAAGATCAAGCTGAATCCTGTCAGGGATGTTTTGAAGGATAAACGGGTGGTTGTCATCGACGATTCCATCGTGCGCGGCACGACGTCGCGCAAGATCGTCAAGATGATTCGTAACGCCGGGGCAAAGGAGGTCCATGTGCGGATATCGTCTCCTCCCACCAGTTATCCCTGTTACTACGGTATCGACACGCCAAACCGTAAGGAACTGATTTCTTCTTCCCATTCCATCGATGAAATTCGTAAATATATAACCGCTGATACCCTTGGTTACTTGTCCGAGGATGGGCTGATAGGTTCTGTCGGAACTGAGAATACCGGTTATTGTCGCGCTTGTTTTACCGGGAGCTACCCGGTTAAATTTCCGAGGCTCGGCATTGCGCCGCAGCTTGACTTATTTGAGAAGGAGCTACCAGAACATGAGTGA
- a CDS encoding MBL fold metallo-hydrolase: MRVCLLASGSKGNSLFIETGGTKLLIDAGLSAVEILRRLNAIGVDGGEIDAVLISHEHTDHIRGAGVLARKFKMPVLLSYPTYKEAERCFKKTEVVEFESGYAFCYKDISIDPFPITHDACDPVGFVIKSNEGTVGIATDLGIATRLVKDKLQGCKVLILESNHDETMLLNGPYPWHLKQRIKSRHGHLSNNDSAALLEEILHSGLEGVFLAHLSEVNNDPQLAYTAADTLLESQNVCSPRLIVGDQYLASAVLTL; this comes from the coding sequence ATGCGGGTCTGCCTGCTTGCCAGCGGCAGCAAAGGCAATTCTCTTTTTATAGAAACCGGTGGGACCAAACTTCTTATTGACGCTGGTCTTTCTGCCGTGGAGATCCTGCGCAGGCTTAATGCTATCGGGGTTGATGGTGGCGAAATTGATGCCGTCCTTATCAGTCACGAACATACCGACCATATACGGGGTGCCGGTGTGTTGGCACGTAAATTTAAGATGCCGGTCTTGCTCAGTTATCCTACATATAAAGAAGCGGAGCGTTGTTTCAAAAAGACCGAGGTTGTCGAATTTGAGTCCGGCTACGCTTTCTGTTATAAAGATATTTCCATAGATCCATTTCCCATAACCCATGATGCCTGTGATCCGGTTGGTTTTGTTATAAAAAGCAACGAGGGAACCGTGGGGATCGCTACTGATCTGGGCATAGCTACCAGGCTGGTAAAAGATAAATTGCAGGGATGCAAGGTGTTGATCCTTGAATCCAACCACGATGAGACGATGTTGTTAAACGGACCGTATCCATGGCATCTGAAGCAGCGAATCAAATCACGCCATGGCCATCTTTCCAACAATGACTCGGCGGCGTTATTGGAAGAGATTCTCCATTCCGGCCTTGAAGGTGTTTTTCTCGCCCATCTTTCAGAAGTTAATAATGACCCGCAACTGGCTTACACCGCTGCCGATACTTTGTTGGAATCCCAGAATGTCTGCTCGCCCAGACTGATTGTTGGTGATCAATATCTTGCCAGCGCGGTTTTGACCCTTTAA
- the pyrE gene encoding orotate phosphoribosyltransferase translates to MSEKARLKEIIKELSYEKRNVVLASGRESDFYFDGKQTTLHPEGGYLTGKLFFEAIKDVEQVEGVGGLTLGADPIATATSVVSFLEKKPIPAFIIRKEPKGHGTGAWLEGRKNFKPGSRVVIVEDVVTSGGSSLKAIKRAEEEGLKVLGVVTLVDREEGGRENIEKEGYWLKSIFTKAEVLA, encoded by the coding sequence ATGAGTGAAAAAGCGCGGTTAAAAGAGATCATCAAAGAACTGTCCTACGAAAAAAGAAACGTTGTCCTTGCTTCGGGCAGAGAGAGCGATTTCTATTTCGACGGCAAGCAGACCACCCTTCATCCTGAAGGTGGATATCTGACCGGCAAGCTTTTTTTCGAGGCGATCAAGGATGTGGAACAGGTCGAAGGAGTCGGAGGGCTCACCCTCGGCGCTGACCCGATTGCGACCGCAACATCAGTGGTCAGCTTCCTTGAGAAGAAACCGATTCCTGCCTTCATTATTCGTAAGGAGCCAAAAGGGCACGGCACCGGCGCATGGCTGGAGGGACGGAAGAACTTCAAACCCGGTTCGCGGGTGGTTATCGTTGAAGACGTGGTGACGAGTGGCGGTTCCTCCCTGAAAGCGATTAAGCGTGCGGAGGAAGAGGGGCTCAAGGTCCTGGGTGTCGTAACGCTGGTTGACCGGGAAGAGGGCGGCCGGGAAAATATCGAAAAGGAAGGATATTGGCTGAAATCGATCTTTACCAAGGCCGAAGTACTGGCGTAA
- the purB gene encoding adenylosuccinate lyase has protein sequence MIERYSRPEMTRIWEPENRYQKWLEIEIYACEAHAELGNIPKDAVERIKSKARFDVPRIDEIEKVVKHDVIAFLTSVADYIGDDSRFVHLGLTSSDVLDTSFAMLLNESSEMIIADIKRLMDVIKKRAMEHKNTPMMGRSHGIHAEPVTFGLKMALWYDEMRRNLRRMEAARETIAYGKISGAVGTFANIDPKVEEYVCAKAGLKPAPCSTQVIQRDRHAEFFSTLAIIASSIEKFAVEIRHLQRTEVLEAEEFFSKGQKGSSAMPHKRNPVLSENLTGLARLIRGYAVSAMENVALWHERDISHSSVERIIGPDATILIDFMLNRCIGLIENLVIYPENMMKNLNLMRGLIFSQRILLELANNGVSRENAYAIVQRNAMKVWEEGKDFQTELLNDSEVRSHLSEAQIREAFDLNYHLKHVDTIFTRVFGG, from the coding sequence GTGATCGAACGCTACAGCCGTCCCGAAATGACACGCATTTGGGAACCTGAAAACCGCTACCAAAAGTGGCTGGAAATTGAAATATATGCTTGCGAAGCCCATGCAGAGTTGGGAAATATCCCCAAAGACGCGGTGGAGCGGATAAAGTCCAAGGCACGGTTTGATGTGCCGCGCATCGATGAGATCGAGAAGGTCGTCAAGCATGATGTCATTGCTTTTCTTACCTCGGTGGCTGATTACATCGGTGATGATTCCCGTTTCGTGCATCTGGGGCTTACCTCCTCGGACGTGCTTGACACTTCGTTTGCCATGCTGCTGAATGAGAGCAGCGAGATGATCATTGCCGACATCAAACGGCTCATGGATGTCATAAAGAAGAGGGCAATGGAGCATAAAAACACCCCGATGATGGGGCGCTCCCATGGCATTCACGCCGAACCCGTTACCTTCGGTTTGAAAATGGCACTCTGGTACGATGAAATGCGCAGAAATCTGAGACGCATGGAGGCTGCGCGGGAAACTATCGCCTATGGCAAGATTTCCGGCGCTGTCGGCACCTTTGCCAATATCGATCCAAAGGTGGAGGAGTACGTATGCGCCAAAGCCGGTCTCAAGCCCGCGCCTTGTTCCACCCAGGTCATCCAGCGCGACCGCCACGCGGAATTCTTCTCCACCCTGGCAATCATCGCCTCTTCGATCGAGAAATTTGCCGTTGAAATCAGACACCTGCAGCGCACCGAGGTGCTTGAGGCCGAGGAGTTCTTCAGTAAGGGGCAGAAGGGCTCTTCCGCCATGCCCCACAAGCGGAACCCGGTGCTTTCGGAAAACCTGACCGGTCTGGCGCGGCTTATTCGCGGTTATGCGGTTTCCGCCATGGAAAATGTTGCACTCTGGCACGAACGCGATATATCCCATTCTTCAGTTGAGCGTATCATCGGCCCGGATGCTACCATCCTCATCGATTTCATGTTGAACCGCTGCATTGGTTTAATTGAAAACCTCGTGATTTACCCGGAAAACATGATGAAGAACCTGAACCTGATGCGAGGTCTCATCTTTTCTCAACGGATTCTGCTTGAGCTTGCAAACAACGGTGTTTCAAGGGAAAACGCCTATGCAATCGTGCAAAGAAACGCCATGAAAGTATGGGAAGAGGGGAAGGATTTCCAGACGGAACTTCTCAACGATTCCGAGGTGCGCAGTCATCTCTCGGAGGCACAAATCAGGGAAGCCTTTGATCTCAACTATCACCTCAAGCATGTGGATACCATTTTTACGAGGGTGTTCGGTGGATAG